In the Deinococcus ficus genome, one interval contains:
- a CDS encoding MFS transporter translates to MTSPSSLAAPTAGPSAAVPSPWKLSAFWFGSAFLWLLLLLILMPADVKHFVGDADKGKYLGLLGGIGAVVALVLPPIVGNYSDRVGKRLPLMRLGVGVSVVGLAVMAFAATTLNGMNGFWIYTLGFLIVQFGNNYATAPYSALIPELVPQAERGRYSGVMGLLQASGQLLGGVTALLVGLLHLPGLVSYLLIAVAVLVSAWVTLSGVPETQVKVRKESGPRLSLAQLFAHQPFLWVFITRALFALGQYSVQPFLSYYTKDVLKQENASLSTSILLMTIIVGAICTTLIGGRLSDRIGRKPVIYVAGTLMAAIALLLLIAPSFPVAVAMSLVFGLGYGAFTSVDWALGSDAMPSSGSYARDMGIWHVAFVAPQLIESPQGILLDHGNRLGGNLGYSWVFGLAAVFFILGVILVRNVPEAPRGARKAG, encoded by the coding sequence ATGACCTCCCCGAGTTCCCTTGCGGCCCCCACTGCCGGGCCCAGCGCCGCCGTGCCCAGTCCGTGGAAATTGTCCGCCTTCTGGTTCGGGAGTGCCTTCCTGTGGCTGCTGCTGCTGCTGATCCTGATGCCCGCCGACGTGAAGCACTTCGTGGGGGACGCCGACAAGGGCAAGTACCTGGGCCTGCTGGGCGGCATCGGCGCGGTGGTGGCGCTGGTGCTCCCGCCCATCGTGGGCAACTACTCCGACCGGGTGGGCAAACGCCTGCCGCTGATGCGTCTGGGCGTGGGCGTCAGCGTGGTGGGGCTGGCGGTGATGGCCTTCGCGGCCACGACCCTGAACGGCATGAACGGCTTCTGGATCTACACGCTGGGGTTCCTGATCGTGCAGTTCGGGAACAATTACGCCACCGCGCCGTACAGCGCCCTGATTCCGGAACTCGTGCCGCAGGCCGAGCGCGGACGGTACAGCGGCGTGATGGGGCTGTTGCAGGCGTCCGGGCAGTTGCTGGGCGGCGTGACGGCCCTGCTGGTGGGGCTGCTGCACCTGCCGGGCCTGGTCAGTTACCTGCTGATCGCCGTGGCGGTCCTGGTGAGTGCCTGGGTGACGCTCTCCGGCGTGCCGGAAACGCAGGTAAAGGTCCGGAAGGAGTCGGGCCCGCGCCTGAGCCTCGCGCAGCTGTTCGCACACCAGCCGTTCCTTTGGGTGTTCATCACGCGGGCACTGTTCGCGCTGGGGCAGTACAGCGTGCAGCCGTTCCTGAGCTACTACACCAAGGACGTCCTGAAGCAGGAGAACGCCAGTCTGTCCACCAGCATCCTGCTGATGACGATCATCGTCGGGGCGATCTGCACCACCCTGATCGGCGGGCGCCTGAGTGACCGCATCGGGCGCAAACCCGTGATCTACGTGGCCGGCACCCTGATGGCCGCCATCGCGCTGCTGCTGCTGATCGCACCCAGCTTCCCGGTGGCGGTGGCGATGTCCCTGGTGTTCGGGCTGGGCTACGGCGCGTTCACCAGCGTGGACTGGGCGCTGGGCAGCGACGCCATGCCCAGCAGCGGCAGTTACGCCCGCGACATGGGCATCTGGCATGTGGCGTTCGTGGCGCCGCAGCTGATCGAGTCCCCGCAGGGCATCCTGCTCGACCACGGCAACCGGCTGGGCGGGAACCTGGGGTACAGCTGGGTGTTCGGGCTGGCGGCCGTGTTCTTCATCCTGGGCGTGATCCTGGTGCGCAACGTGCCGGAAGCGCCCCGCGGGGCCCGCAAGGCGGGATAA
- a CDS encoding metal ABC transporter permease has product MTPLDLFTDYTLRNVALGSALLGVTGGVIGAFTMLRRQSLLGDALAHAALPGVCLAFLLTGSKAPLWLLLGAGLSGWLGALAVITVLKYTRLSEDAALGTMLSAFFGFGIALLTFIAGSGDANQSGLDKFLFGQAATIVAADVTVMAALSAVGLGLVALLFKEFKLITFDPTYAHTLGYPTGRLGTLLTSLAVIAVMVGLQTVGVVLMAAMLIAPPAAARQWTDQLGRMLLLSAVFGALSGVVGAVISAGNANLPTGPVIIVVASAVLLISLFLAPKRGLLWAKFTSMRRGRELREAMRRGVRP; this is encoded by the coding sequence ATGACCCCCCTGGATCTCTTCACGGACTACACCCTGCGCAACGTCGCGCTGGGCAGCGCCCTGCTGGGCGTCACCGGCGGCGTGATCGGGGCGTTCACCATGCTGCGCCGCCAGAGCTTGCTGGGCGACGCCCTGGCCCACGCGGCTCTGCCGGGCGTGTGCCTGGCGTTTCTGCTGACCGGCAGCAAGGCCCCGCTGTGGCTGCTGCTAGGCGCCGGCCTGAGCGGCTGGCTGGGCGCCCTGGCGGTCATCACGGTGCTGAAGTACACCCGACTGAGTGAGGACGCCGCCCTGGGCACCATGCTCAGCGCGTTCTTCGGGTTCGGCATCGCGCTGCTCACGTTCATCGCCGGCAGCGGCGACGCAAACCAGTCCGGCCTGGACAAGTTCCTGTTCGGGCAGGCGGCCACCATCGTCGCTGCGGACGTGACCGTCATGGCCGCGCTGTCCGCGGTGGGCCTGGGGCTGGTGGCCCTGCTGTTCAAGGAGTTCAAGCTGATCACCTTCGACCCCACCTACGCCCACACGCTGGGCTACCCCACCGGGCGCCTCGGCACCCTGCTCACCTCGCTGGCCGTGATCGCCGTGATGGTGGGGCTTCAGACGGTGGGCGTGGTCCTGATGGCCGCCATGCTGATCGCCCCGCCCGCCGCGGCCCGCCAGTGGACCGACCAGCTGGGGCGGATGCTGCTGCTCAGCGCCGTGTTCGGCGCGCTGTCCGGCGTAGTCGGGGCCGTGATCTCGGCCGGGAACGCCAACCTGCCCACCGGTCCGGTCATCATCGTGGTCGCCAGCGCCGTCCTGCTGATCTCCCTGTTCCTCGCGCCGAAACGCGGGCTGCTGTGGGCGAAGTTCACGTCCATGCGGCGCGGCCGGGAGCTGCGCGAGGCGATGCGCCGTGGGGTGCGCCCATGA
- a CDS encoding metal ABC transporter ATP-binding protein has protein sequence MTTPEAATPPLSVRDLTVAYHETPVLWDVDVTFPAAHLCAIVGPNGAGKSTLLKSSLGLLPVASGTVRFFGRPLAEVRRRVAYVPQRTSVDWDFPTDALDVVQMGAYGRLGWFRRPGRAERDAAMQALERVRMADFAGRQISQLSGGQQQRVFLARALAQSADVYLMDEPFAGVDATTERAILDVMQSLQQEGRTVIVVHHDLETVRDYFDHLTLLNVEVIASGSMTEVFHRENLQAAYGAKTHFLREVG, from the coding sequence ATGACCACACCTGAAGCCGCCACGCCGCCCCTGAGCGTGCGTGACCTGACCGTCGCTTACCACGAGACGCCCGTGCTGTGGGACGTGGACGTGACCTTTCCCGCCGCGCACCTGTGCGCCATCGTCGGCCCGAACGGTGCGGGGAAAAGCACCCTGCTGAAATCCTCGTTGGGCCTGCTGCCGGTGGCGTCCGGCACCGTGCGTTTCTTCGGGCGGCCGCTCGCCGAGGTGCGCCGGCGGGTCGCGTACGTGCCGCAGCGCACCAGCGTGGACTGGGATTTTCCCACCGACGCCCTGGACGTCGTGCAGATGGGCGCGTACGGCCGGCTTGGCTGGTTCCGCCGCCCCGGGCGCGCCGAGCGGGACGCGGCCATGCAGGCCCTGGAGCGCGTGCGCATGGCGGACTTCGCGGGCCGGCAGATCTCGCAGCTGTCCGGCGGGCAGCAGCAGCGGGTGTTCCTGGCGCGCGCGCTGGCGCAGAGCGCCGACGTGTACCTGATGGACGAACCCTTCGCCGGGGTGGACGCCACCACCGAACGCGCCATCCTGGACGTAATGCAGAGCCTCCAGCAGGAGGGCCGCACCGTGATCGTCGTGCATCATGACCTGGAAACCGTGCGGGACTACTTCGATCACCTCACGCTGCTGAACGTGGAGGTGATCGCCAGCGGCTCCATGACCGAGGTGTTCCACCGGGAGAACCTGCAGGCGGCGTACGGCGCGAAAACGCACTTCCTGCGGGAGGTCGGATGA
- a CDS encoding sensor domain-containing diguanylate cyclase translates to MKGRVRALGYGGGVEAPQRQIDANQRRQRGALMVLALLALLVQILTRLYVDRDPTATFVSVPAMVAFGLNGLLVVLAGWPRLPIHHVQRGAVGLVTLWLLLNVAVVAQTQRPITSGLLLHAVIVFLLAFSWLPLRWATVLVGVTYGLLFSGAMQSTVPDVPGLILTGFTIPLAWHLTLHGQEVSTERVRSAALAAIAATDPLTGLCNRRSGEAQLAALAGQWQAAPERLAVILFDLDHFKQINDSLGHRRGDEVLVAVAALLRDLTRPSDVLVRWGGEEFLVALADLSPADAREVGQRVLTVVRTVLPPGIPPVTLSAGLACLSEAVGVTGLVDLADRRLYEAKAAGRNRMVAGP, encoded by the coding sequence ATGAAGGGCCGCGTCCGGGCACTCGGGTACGGTGGGGGCGTGGAGGCCCCCCAGCGCCAGATCGACGCCAACCAACGCCGGCAGAGGGGGGCGCTGATGGTGCTGGCGCTGCTGGCCCTGCTCGTGCAGATCCTGACGCGGCTGTACGTAGACCGCGACCCGACCGCCACGTTCGTCTCGGTGCCGGCCATGGTGGCCTTCGGACTGAACGGGCTGCTGGTGGTCCTGGCCGGCTGGCCGCGCCTGCCCATTCATCACGTGCAGCGCGGCGCGGTGGGGCTGGTGACCCTATGGCTGCTGCTCAACGTGGCGGTGGTGGCCCAGACCCAGCGGCCCATCACGTCCGGCCTGCTGCTGCACGCCGTCATCGTGTTCCTGCTGGCGTTCTCCTGGCTGCCACTGCGCTGGGCGACCGTGCTGGTGGGCGTGACGTACGGGCTGCTGTTCAGCGGGGCGATGCAGTCCACCGTGCCGGACGTGCCGGGGCTGATCCTCACCGGGTTCACGATTCCGCTGGCGTGGCACCTGACGCTGCACGGGCAGGAGGTCAGCACCGAGCGGGTGCGCAGCGCCGCCCTGGCCGCGATCGCCGCGACCGATCCCCTGACCGGGCTGTGCAACCGCCGCTCCGGGGAGGCGCAACTGGCCGCCCTGGCCGGGCAGTGGCAGGCCGCGCCCGAGCGGCTGGCGGTGATTCTCTTCGACCTGGACCACTTCAAGCAGATCAACGATTCCCTGGGCCACCGGCGCGGCGACGAGGTGCTCGTGGCCGTCGCCGCGCTCCTGAGGGACCTGACCCGGCCCAGCGACGTGCTGGTGCGCTGGGGCGGAGAGGAGTTCCTGGTGGCTCTGGCCGACCTGTCTCCCGCGGACGCCCGGGAGGTGGGGCAGCGGGTGCTGACCGTGGTGCGGACGGTGCTGCCGCCCGGGATCCCGCCCGTGACCCTGAGTGCGGGCTTGGCCTGCCTGAGTGAGGCGGTCGGCGTGACCGGGCTGGTGGACCTCGCCGACCGGCGCCTGTACGAGGCGAAGGCGGCAGGCCGGAACCGGATGGTGGCCGGGCCATGA
- a CDS encoding DUF790 family protein: MLPTELLKFNVKAGIVLPARLKPTPSNLQLAESLIATFEAHIGKRRFELDEALQPFEKNVPSVKVPRGLAHLLTQTAEFEAGGDTEPAAVRQRVFALAQGGPPSRHRTARILDQAARELGPTVSPADVLSALYADLPDQQTLVAFDPPTPTELIQRFDLAQVQGQLYRAYSLIITARRNEPARYKQLLKYTKFFGLMLTVEGDAGIGFTLTMDGPSSLFGSTTRYGLAMAKFLPALLHVTKWDLTAQVKPRHELAWVDKADQEWMLQLTSEDGYVSHYKPPEEHDSALEAGFTERFAKLSTDWTLEREVDLVPVPGGVILPDFRLVKGEQSVLVEIVGYWRPEYLRKKFELLRRSGRTDVIVCVSERLNLEKAGVDPRDFGDRVVWFKGVLGPKDVLAVAERMTTTG; encoded by the coding sequence ATGCTGCCGACTGAACTGCTCAAGTTCAACGTCAAGGCCGGCATCGTGCTGCCCGCGAGACTCAAGCCCACGCCCTCCAATCTCCAGCTCGCCGAGAGCCTCATCGCCACGTTCGAGGCGCATATCGGCAAACGCCGCTTCGAACTGGATGAGGCCCTGCAGCCTTTCGAGAAGAATGTACCCAGCGTCAAGGTGCCCCGCGGGCTGGCGCACCTCCTCACCCAGACGGCCGAGTTCGAGGCCGGAGGCGACACGGAACCGGCCGCGGTGAGGCAACGGGTGTTCGCCCTGGCGCAGGGCGGCCCACCCAGCCGACACCGGACTGCCCGGATCCTGGACCAGGCGGCCAGAGAACTGGGCCCGACCGTGTCCCCGGCAGACGTTCTCTCGGCCCTGTACGCGGACCTGCCGGACCAGCAGACCCTGGTGGCCTTCGACCCGCCCACGCCCACGGAACTCATTCAGCGCTTCGATCTGGCGCAGGTGCAGGGGCAGCTGTACCGGGCGTACAGCCTGATCATCACCGCCCGCCGCAACGAACCGGCCCGGTACAAGCAACTGCTGAAGTACACGAAGTTCTTCGGGCTGATGCTCACCGTGGAGGGCGACGCCGGCATCGGCTTCACCCTGACGATGGACGGCCCGTCCAGCCTGTTCGGCAGCACCACCCGCTACGGCCTCGCCATGGCGAAATTTCTCCCCGCTCTGCTGCACGTCACGAAATGGGACCTGACCGCCCAGGTCAAACCCCGCCATGAACTCGCCTGGGTGGACAAAGCGGACCAGGAATGGATGCTGCAGCTCACCAGCGAGGACGGCTACGTCAGCCACTACAAACCCCCGGAGGAGCACGACTCCGCGCTGGAAGCCGGCTTTACCGAGCGGTTCGCGAAATTGAGCACGGACTGGACGCTGGAACGCGAGGTGGACCTCGTGCCCGTGCCCGGCGGGGTGATCCTCCCCGACTTCCGCCTGGTGAAGGGCGAACAGTCGGTGCTGGTGGAGATCGTCGGGTACTGGCGGCCTGAGTACCTCCGGAAGAAGTTCGAACTGCTGCGCAGATCCGGCCGGACCGACGTGATCGTGTGCGTCTCCGAGCGCCTGAACCTGGAGAAGGCCGGGGTGGACCCCAGAGACTTCGGGGACCGGGTGGTGTGGTTCAAGGGCGTGCTCGGTCCCAAGGACGTGCTGGCCGTCGCGGAGCGCATGACGACCACCGGCTGA
- a CDS encoding NADH:flavin oxidoreductase/NADH oxidase family protein: MPPVQADLLLPCGVTLHGRLFKGAMSEGLGDRAGAPRPELGRLYARWARSGIGLLITGNVMIAARALGEPGNVILEDDRHLAAFHDWAVRGQRDGTQVWVQLNHPGKQAPRGLNAETVAPSALPFPGAMGRAFATPRALTREEIHGLSGRFAASARLAQRAGFGGVQLHAAHGYLLSQFLSPRHNVRQDEYGGSPENRRRFLLETFAAVRAAVGPRFPVSVKLNSSDFVRGGLSEEESLEVVRTLGEAGCDLIEISGGTYEKPMMMLGRGERGGFFADFSRRARALAGVPVGVTGGFRDADVIREALDSGAADLIGLGRPLAVDPDFAGRVLRGETLPRLARPGRTGVRAVDRSGSFDTLWHEDALRRHSRGQPVRPDENMRLALLRILASTGVQAALRQRRA, encoded by the coding sequence ATGCCTCCGGTTCAAGCGGACCTCCTTCTTCCCTGCGGCGTCACCCTGCACGGCCGCCTGTTCAAGGGCGCCATGAGCGAGGGTCTGGGCGACCGCGCGGGCGCGCCCCGGCCCGAACTGGGCCGCCTGTATGCGCGCTGGGCGCGCAGCGGCATCGGGTTGCTGATCACCGGGAACGTGATGATCGCCGCCCGCGCCCTCGGCGAGCCCGGCAACGTCATCCTGGAGGACGACCGGCACCTTGCCGCCTTCCACGACTGGGCGGTGCGGGGACAGCGGGACGGCACGCAGGTGTGGGTGCAGCTCAACCACCCGGGGAAGCAGGCGCCGCGCGGCCTGAACGCCGAGACGGTCGCCCCCAGCGCCCTGCCCTTCCCGGGCGCGATGGGCCGGGCCTTCGCCACACCCCGCGCCCTGACCCGCGAGGAGATTCACGGCCTGAGCGGCCGCTTTGCCGCGTCGGCCCGGCTGGCGCAGCGGGCGGGCTTCGGCGGGGTGCAGCTGCACGCCGCGCACGGGTACCTGCTCTCCCAGTTCCTGTCGCCCCGGCACAACGTGCGCCAGGACGAGTACGGCGGCAGCCCTGAGAATCGCCGCCGCTTCCTGCTGGAAACGTTCGCGGCCGTGCGCGCCGCGGTCGGCCCGCGGTTTCCGGTGTCGGTGAAGCTCAATTCGTCGGACTTCGTGCGCGGCGGCCTCAGCGAGGAAGAGAGCCTGGAGGTCGTGCGGACCCTCGGGGAGGCCGGGTGCGACCTGATCGAGATTTCCGGCGGCACGTACGAGAAACCCATGATGATGCTGGGCCGCGGGGAGCGCGGCGGGTTCTTCGCGGACTTCTCCCGGCGGGCGCGTGCGCTGGCGGGCGTGCCGGTCGGTGTGACCGGCGGGTTCCGGGACGCAGACGTGATCCGCGAGGCGCTGGATTCAGGGGCAGCGGACCTGATCGGTCTGGGCCGCCCGCTGGCGGTGGACCCGGACTTCGCTGGACGGGTGCTGCGGGGCGAGACGCTGCCCCGGCTCGCCCGCCCCGGGCGGACCGGCGTGCGGGCCGTGGACCGGTCCGGGTCCTTCGACACGCTGTGGCACGAGGACGCCCTGCGGCGCCACAGCCGGGGCCAGCCGGTCCGTCCCGACGAGAACATGCGGCTGGCCCTGCTGCGAATCCTGGCCTCCACGGGCGTGCAGGCGGCCCTGCGCCAGCGCCGGGCCTAG
- a CDS encoding metal ABC transporter permease, whose amino-acid sequence MIAADLIIVLTAALVAVAGSLLGVFLVLRRQSMLSDAISHAVLPGIVGAFWLSGGTATVPALIGAAAMGLLTVLSVELLERSGRVKVDAAIGVVFPLLFSIGVILVSLYFRNVHLDMDAVLYGEIAYAPLNTVIFLGREVPESLLLMGTLALLNAAFVGLCYKELKVGTFDAGLAATLGFAPTAVHYLLMTLLSFTTVGAFQSVGAILIVAFVIIPPASAYLLTRQLSRMLRLSLVIGVVSSAAGYALALWLDTSIAGMIASVLGVVFTLSLLFSPEQGVVTTLARRARQREDFTARLLLTALHGEQRYTPAAIARRLDWDETRTRRALEYARRAGWVRLDGDRVERLTAAPVPAHGASPVPGPRAAHRNASQVP is encoded by the coding sequence ATGATCGCCGCGGACCTGATCATCGTGCTCACGGCCGCGCTGGTCGCCGTGGCGGGCAGCCTGCTGGGCGTGTTCCTGGTGCTGCGCCGACAGAGCATGCTCAGCGACGCCATCAGCCACGCCGTCCTGCCGGGCATCGTGGGGGCCTTCTGGCTGTCCGGCGGCACCGCCACCGTCCCCGCCCTGATCGGCGCGGCCGCCATGGGCCTGCTGACGGTGCTCAGCGTGGAACTGCTGGAACGCAGCGGGCGCGTGAAGGTGGACGCCGCGATCGGCGTGGTGTTTCCCCTGCTGTTCAGCATCGGCGTGATCCTGGTGTCCCTGTACTTCCGCAACGTCCACCTGGACATGGACGCCGTGCTGTACGGCGAGATCGCCTACGCACCCCTGAACACCGTGATCTTCCTGGGCCGCGAGGTGCCCGAGTCGCTGCTGCTGATGGGCACCCTGGCCCTGCTGAACGCCGCGTTCGTGGGCCTGTGCTACAAGGAACTGAAGGTCGGAACGTTCGACGCCGGGCTGGCCGCCACCCTGGGTTTTGCGCCCACCGCCGTGCACTACCTGCTGATGACGCTGCTGTCCTTCACCACCGTCGGGGCGTTCCAGTCGGTGGGTGCCATCCTGATCGTGGCGTTCGTGATCATCCCGCCCGCCAGCGCGTACCTGCTCACCCGGCAGCTCAGCCGCATGCTGCGCCTGTCCCTGGTGATCGGCGTGGTCAGCAGCGCCGCCGGGTACGCGCTGGCCCTGTGGCTGGACACCTCCATCGCGGGAATGATCGCCAGCGTGCTGGGCGTGGTGTTCACGCTGAGCCTGCTGTTCTCGCCGGAGCAGGGCGTTGTCACCACCCTCGCCCGCCGCGCCCGTCAGCGCGAGGACTTCACCGCCCGGCTGCTCCTGACGGCCCTGCACGGCGAGCAGCGGTACACGCCGGCCGCCATTGCCCGGCGCCTCGACTGGGACGAGACCCGCACGCGCCGCGCGCTGGAGTACGCCCGCCGCGCCGGCTGGGTCCGGCTGGACGGAGACCGGGTCGAGCGCCTCACCGCCGCCCCCGTTCCGGCCCACGGTGCGTCCCCCGTTCCCGGCCCGCGGGCCGCGCACCGGAACGCCAGTCAGGTGCCCTAG
- a CDS encoding zinc metallopeptidase, with protein MIFGPYTFLILAIFVASMLIQGYLTSSYRRWGQVRNARNLTGAEVARQMLDENGLHNVPVQMVPGTLSDHYDPVRKTVNLSEGNYNVPSVAAMAVAAHEVGHAIQDKVRMPALILRGQMAMPLSLGMNLAPLLLMVGLFLQISGLVWAGVIFFGFALLFHLITLPVEFDASRRALQYLQGRALNGSAEGEAGARRVLTAAALTYVAGFAMALAQFMNVFAMARSSDD; from the coding sequence ATGATCTTTGGCCCGTACACCTTTCTGATCCTGGCGATTTTTGTCGCCTCCATGCTCATTCAGGGATACCTGACCAGCAGTTACCGCCGCTGGGGCCAGGTCCGCAATGCCCGCAACCTCACCGGGGCCGAGGTGGCCCGCCAGATGCTCGACGAGAACGGCCTGCACAACGTCCCTGTGCAGATGGTGCCCGGTACCCTCAGCGACCACTACGACCCGGTCCGCAAGACTGTGAACCTGTCCGAGGGGAACTACAACGTGCCCAGCGTGGCCGCCATGGCCGTCGCCGCGCATGAGGTCGGCCACGCCATCCAGGACAAGGTCCGCATGCCGGCCCTGATCCTGCGCGGTCAGATGGCCATGCCCCTGAGCCTCGGTATGAACCTCGCGCCGTTGCTGCTGATGGTGGGCCTGTTCCTGCAGATCAGCGGCCTGGTGTGGGCCGGCGTGATCTTCTTCGGCTTCGCGCTGCTGTTTCACCTGATCACGCTGCCGGTGGAGTTCGACGCCAGCCGCCGCGCGCTGCAGTACCTCCAGGGCCGCGCCCTGAACGGCAGCGCCGAAGGGGAAGCTGGGGCCCGGCGCGTTCTGACCGCCGCTGCCCTCACTTATGTGGCCGGCTTTGCGATGGCCCTGGCGCAGTTCATGAACGTGTTCGCCATGGCCCGCAGCAGCGACGACTGA
- a CDS encoding DEAD/DEAH box helicase family protein → MTAVLRLDRGTLVMRECPEALRDFFTWDDRSQSYRARGRAYREIMETARQAALPLRDDAAGFQKLDLSFVRDQRPYPHQSGALQAWKAAGRRGVAVLPTGAGKTYLAQLAMRDTPRSTLITVPTLDLMEQWYSGLVAAFPDANVGLLGGGSHDETPILIATYDSAAIHAETLAGRYALLICDEVHHLPSDFTRVIAEMSLAPYRLGLSATLKRSDGRERDLDELIGPVVYSVSPAELAGDTLADYRLELVRVKLSRAEQERYDELIRFRNEFLRQEGIRFGSLDGWQQFVAASGSLAGRKAMRAHQEARSIAYGTEGKLRVLEAILAEHPDSRTLIFTNDNDAAYRVSREFLIPVITHQTPVKERSAILERFRSGEYQYLATSRVLNEGVDVPEASLAVVLSGTSTEREHIQRLGRILRKSEGKQAVLYEVITEGTSEERVSQQRKGQWRPGEPADFDRFWEDQNGPVG, encoded by the coding sequence GTGACCGCGGTCCTCCGGCTGGACCGCGGCACGCTCGTCATGCGCGAATGCCCCGAAGCGCTGCGTGACTTCTTCACCTGGGACGACCGGAGCCAGAGCTACCGCGCGCGAGGCCGGGCCTACCGGGAGATCATGGAAACGGCCCGGCAGGCCGCCCTGCCCCTGCGGGACGACGCGGCCGGCTTCCAGAAGCTCGACCTGAGCTTCGTGCGCGACCAACGGCCCTACCCGCATCAAAGTGGCGCGTTGCAGGCCTGGAAGGCGGCCGGGCGGCGCGGCGTGGCGGTCCTGCCGACCGGGGCAGGGAAGACCTATCTCGCGCAGCTGGCGATGCGTGACACGCCCCGCAGCACCCTGATTACCGTGCCCACCCTGGACCTGATGGAGCAGTGGTATTCCGGGCTGGTGGCCGCCTTCCCGGACGCGAACGTGGGCCTGCTGGGCGGCGGCAGCCATGACGAGACGCCCATCCTGATCGCGACGTACGACTCTGCCGCCATTCACGCCGAAACGCTCGCCGGACGCTACGCCCTCTTGATCTGCGACGAGGTGCATCACCTGCCCAGCGACTTCACGCGCGTCATCGCGGAGATGAGCCTCGCTCCCTACCGCCTGGGGCTGTCCGCCACCCTGAAACGCTCCGACGGCCGGGAACGGGACCTGGACGAATTGATCGGGCCTGTCGTCTACAGCGTGTCCCCGGCGGAACTCGCAGGTGACACCCTGGCGGATTACCGCTTGGAGCTCGTCCGGGTCAAGCTTTCCCGCGCCGAGCAAGAACGCTACGACGAACTGATCCGCTTCCGGAACGAGTTCCTGAGGCAGGAAGGCATCCGCTTCGGGTCCCTGGATGGCTGGCAGCAGTTCGTGGCCGCCAGCGGCAGCCTCGCTGGACGCAAGGCCATGCGCGCCCACCAGGAAGCCAGGAGCATCGCGTACGGCACCGAGGGGAAACTCCGGGTGCTGGAGGCGATTCTGGCCGAGCATCCCGACTCGCGGACCCTGATCTTCACGAACGACAACGACGCCGCCTACCGCGTCAGCCGCGAATTTCTGATTCCTGTCATCACGCACCAGACCCCGGTGAAGGAACGCAGCGCCATCCTGGAACGCTTCCGCAGCGGGGAATACCAGTACCTGGCGACCAGCCGAGTCCTGAACGAGGGTGTGGACGTGCCGGAAGCCAGCCTGGCCGTGGTGCTGTCCGGCACGTCCACCGAACGGGAGCACATCCAGCGCCTCGGGCGGATCCTGCGCAAATCCGAGGGCAAGCAGGCCGTGCTGTACGAGGTCATCACCGAAGGAACGAGCGAGGAACGCGTCAGCCAGCAGCGCAAGGGGCAATGGCGCCCCGGGGAGCCGGCCGACTTCGATCGCTTCTGGGAAGATCAGAACGGGCCGGTGGGCTGA
- a CDS encoding stage V sporulation protein S, which produces MEVLRVSGNSRPNALAGAIAALLRSQGEVEVQAIGPAAVNQSVKAMAIARGYLVGDHLDLVTQPAFVKLGADQEERTALRFTVTARPLEAAGEASTG; this is translated from the coding sequence GTGGAAGTATTACGTGTTTCTGGAAATTCGAGACCCAACGCCCTCGCCGGTGCCATCGCCGCGCTGCTGCGCTCCCAGGGTGAGGTGGAAGTTCAGGCGATCGGCCCCGCAGCCGTGAACCAGAGTGTGAAGGCCATGGCCATCGCCCGCGGGTATCTGGTGGGCGACCACCTGGACCTGGTGACGCAGCCGGCCTTCGTGAAGCTGGGCGCTGATCAGGAAGAGCGGACTGCGCTGCGCTTCACCGTCACGGCCCGGCCGCTGGAAGCCGCGGGCGAGGCCAGCACGGGCTGA